A window of Tautonia plasticadhaerens contains these coding sequences:
- a CDS encoding NAD(P) transhydrogenase subunit alpha, which produces MDALVAALTIFVLALFVGFEVITKVPPTLHTPLMSGSNAISGITLVGALLSSGTQYSTLSTVLGTLAVVLATINVVGGFLVTHRILGMFRRKS; this is translated from the coding sequence ATGGACGCGCTGGTGGCCGCCTTGACGATCTTCGTGCTCGCCCTGTTCGTGGGGTTCGAGGTCATCACGAAGGTCCCGCCGACGTTGCACACCCCCCTGATGTCGGGCTCGAACGCGATCTCGGGCATCACGCTGGTGGGGGCGCTCCTCTCGTCGGGGACGCAGTACTCGACGCTGTCGACCGTGCTGGGCACCCTGGCGGTGGTCCTGGCGACGATCAACGTGGTGGGGGGCTTCCTGGTCACCCACCGCATCCTGGGCATGTTCCGACGGAAGTCCTGA
- a CDS encoding M14 family zinc carboxypeptidase: MSGNRASGRRRAAGRSWVALVVVLAIGGRAGGQDRGAPDWLLPMPEIEADPAIPTLEGVVGHSWGEDVSSHAEILRYLEALVASAPDRSKLVRYGRTVEGRDLVYVAISSAGTMARLDEARAENLRLADPRSLGEGEAERLIEEAPAVAWLAYSVHGNESSSSDAALVTAYTLLADRRDETTRWLDDVIVVIDPLQNPDGRDRFVDAHRRARGAFPQSAPRATERAEPWPGGRYNHYLFDMNRDWYLQSQPETKAKVAAYLDWQPQIYVDAHEMGANNNYYFDPASDPFNPQITDRQNDWATRIGRRQAGQFDRFGFAYTTREVYDAFYPGYGSTWPMMQGGIGLLWEQSGVRGLVVDLEDETALHYHDAVRHHYVSSLATIAAAAEGRSDLLRTFFEGRQEAIERGESGETPDVFLLPGKTPNRAAELAALLVANGIEVRRLAAPVTLEGGAAVEQVAPEGAYYVPAAQPAGRLAETLLADRQEMGDDFIARQLDRKARLLGDEIYDVTAWSLPRTFGIDALRGTPVEEPDSEPIGEDGGRPGGSVEGPDRPTVGYLVPAEDEAALDALSSWLRSAYRVHVVDRPFTIDGTSFGRGTLLLRTAQNPDSLHDAVRKTAEEFGLTITAIDTSFVDEGVGLGGPNVAWVEPPKVLLAFEEPVSPFAGHTWFLFDREWSYPTTRVAAPSVAGPLDLGDYNVLILPDGSYGDESGFDADAAAKLRRWVSDGGTLILVDGALRWAIGEEIGLMPTERREVPVGPVPGEGLASDQAEGQEGEGEEDEADSEDADAPKQSPRPVPGAILRATVYDDHWVTAGLPPSVELLTQTGLIVDPLDPTEGRNLVTFDEQDEPASGFCWPDTLEAIGRSPLVLYRSIGQGHVIGFTDDPNYRALSPLTQRLFRNTVFFGPGH; this comes from the coding sequence GTGTCGGGAAATCGAGCGTCGGGTCGGCGTCGAGCGGCGGGTCGTTCGTGGGTCGCGCTGGTCGTCGTCCTGGCGATCGGGGGCAGGGCCGGGGGGCAGGATCGCGGGGCTCCGGACTGGCTGCTGCCGATGCCGGAGATCGAGGCCGACCCGGCCATCCCGACCCTGGAAGGGGTCGTCGGCCACTCCTGGGGCGAGGACGTCTCCAGCCACGCCGAGATCCTCCGCTACCTGGAAGCCCTCGTCGCGTCGGCCCCCGACCGCTCGAAGCTGGTCCGCTACGGCCGGACGGTCGAGGGCCGGGATCTCGTCTACGTCGCGATCTCCTCGGCCGGGACGATGGCCCGGCTCGACGAGGCCCGCGCCGAGAATCTCCGGCTGGCCGACCCCCGATCTCTGGGCGAGGGCGAGGCCGAACGGCTGATCGAGGAGGCACCGGCCGTCGCCTGGCTGGCCTACTCGGTCCACGGCAACGAGTCGTCGTCCAGCGACGCGGCCCTGGTCACGGCCTATACGCTGCTGGCCGACCGGCGCGACGAGACGACGCGATGGCTCGATGACGTGATCGTCGTCATCGACCCGCTGCAGAACCCCGACGGCCGGGACCGCTTCGTCGATGCCCACCGGAGGGCCCGGGGGGCATTCCCGCAGTCAGCCCCCCGGGCCACCGAGCGGGCCGAGCCCTGGCCCGGGGGCCGCTACAACCACTACCTGTTCGACATGAACCGGGACTGGTACCTCCAGTCCCAGCCCGAGACGAAGGCGAAGGTGGCGGCGTACCTCGACTGGCAGCCGCAGATCTACGTGGATGCCCATGAGATGGGCGCGAACAACAACTATTACTTCGATCCCGCCTCCGACCCCTTCAATCCCCAGATCACCGACCGCCAAAACGACTGGGCGACCCGGATCGGCCGACGCCAGGCGGGGCAGTTCGACCGCTTCGGCTTCGCCTACACCACCCGTGAGGTCTACGACGCCTTCTACCCCGGCTACGGCTCCACCTGGCCGATGATGCAGGGCGGCATCGGCCTGCTCTGGGAGCAGTCGGGCGTCCGGGGCCTGGTGGTCGACCTGGAGGACGAGACGGCCCTGCATTACCACGACGCCGTCCGCCACCACTACGTCAGCAGCCTGGCGACGATCGCCGCCGCCGCCGAGGGCCGATCCGACCTGCTCCGCACCTTCTTCGAGGGCAGACAGGAGGCGATCGAACGCGGCGAATCCGGCGAGACGCCCGACGTCTTCCTCCTGCCCGGGAAGACCCCGAATCGCGCCGCCGAGCTGGCCGCCCTGCTCGTCGCCAACGGCATCGAGGTCCGCCGCCTGGCCGCCCCGGTCACGCTGGAGGGCGGTGCCGCCGTCGAGCAGGTCGCGCCCGAGGGGGCCTATTACGTCCCGGCGGCACAGCCGGCGGGACGCCTCGCCGAGACCTTGCTGGCCGATCGCCAGGAGATGGGGGACGACTTCATCGCCCGGCAGCTCGACCGCAAGGCCCGCCTGCTGGGCGACGAGATCTACGACGTGACCGCCTGGTCCCTGCCCCGGACCTTCGGCATCGACGCCCTTCGGGGCACCCCGGTCGAGGAGCCGGACTCGGAGCCGATCGGCGAGGACGGCGGCCGGCCCGGGGGCTCGGTCGAGGGCCCCGATCGGCCGACCGTCGGCTACCTCGTCCCGGCCGAGGACGAGGCGGCGCTCGACGCCCTCTCCTCCTGGCTCCGATCGGCCTACCGCGTCCACGTCGTCGACCGCCCGTTCACGATCGACGGCACTTCCTTCGGCCGCGGCACGCTGCTGCTCCGCACGGCCCAGAACCCCGACTCGCTGCACGACGCCGTCCGCAAGACTGCCGAGGAGTTCGGCCTGACGATCACCGCCATCGACACCAGCTTCGTCGACGAGGGCGTCGGCCTCGGCGGCCCGAACGTCGCCTGGGTCGAGCCGCCGAAGGTCCTGCTCGCCTTCGAGGAGCCGGTCAGCCCCTTCGCCGGGCACACCTGGTTCCTGTTCGACCGGGAGTGGTCCTACCCCACGACCCGGGTGGCCGCCCCCTCGGTCGCCGGCCCGCTCGACCTGGGCGACTACAACGTCCTGATCCTCCCCGACGGGAGCTACGGCGACGAGTCCGGCTTCGACGCCGACGCCGCCGCGAAGCTCCGCCGCTGGGTCTCCGACGGCGGCACCCTGATCCTGGTCGACGGCGCCCTCCGCTGGGCGATCGGCGAGGAAATCGGCCTGATGCCGACCGAGCGTCGGGAGGTCCCCGTCGGCCCCGTCCCCGGCGAGGGCCTTGCCTCTGACCAGGCTGAAGGCCAGGAAGGCGAGGGCGAGGAGGACGAGGCCGATTCCGAAGACGCCGACGCGCCGAAGCAGTCCCCCCGCCCGGTCCCCGGGGCGATCTTGCGGGCGACCGTCTACGACGACCACTGGGTCACGGCCGGCCTGCCCCCTTCGGTCGAACTGCTGACCCAGACCGGCCTGATCGTCGACCCCCTCGACCCCACCGAGGGCCGCAACCTCGTCACCTTCGACGAGCAGGACGAGCCCGCCAGCGGCTTCTGCTGGCCCGATACCCTGGAGGCGATCGGCCGATCCCCGCTGGTCCTCTACCGCTCCATCGGCCAGGGCCACGTCATCGGCTTCACCGACGACCCCAACTACCGAGCCCTCTCCCCCCTCACTCAGCGCCTCTTCCGCAACACCGTCTTCTTCGGCCCGGGGCATTGA
- a CDS encoding Re/Si-specific NAD(P)(+) transhydrogenase subunit alpha, with amino-acid sequence MLLRVRTRHEGERFMIIGVVKERFPGERRVALVPASVPVLAKAGVEVLIEAGAGLPAGYPDEAYRQKGATVVPTREEVFEKAGVMFHLLGLGANPEAGKADLALYRPGQSALGFFRPLGDPESARELAGTGISAFSIELLPRITRAQSMDALSSMSTVAGYKAVLLAADALPRMFPMLMTAAGTVSPARVLVVGVGVAGLQAISTAKRMGAVVSAYDIRPAVKEQVQSLGARFVELPLEAGDAEDKGGYARAQGEDFLRKQQALMAKVVAESDVVITTANVPGRRAPVLVTSAMVSGMNPGSVVVDMAAERGGNCEATRPGETAVVDGVTVIGPINLAGMVPYHASQMYSSNITTLLLHMVKDGALRVDLDDEITRETLFARGGEVVHPRVREALGLGPMASDDARRP; translated from the coding sequence ATGCTGCTGCGGGTCCGCACGAGGCACGAGGGCGAGCGTTTCATGATCATCGGCGTCGTGAAGGAGCGATTCCCGGGGGAGCGTCGCGTCGCCCTGGTGCCGGCATCCGTGCCGGTACTGGCCAAGGCCGGCGTCGAGGTGCTCATCGAGGCCGGGGCCGGGCTCCCGGCGGGCTACCCGGACGAGGCGTACCGGCAGAAGGGGGCGACCGTCGTCCCGACCCGGGAGGAGGTCTTCGAGAAGGCGGGCGTGATGTTCCACCTGCTCGGCCTGGGGGCGAACCCCGAGGCGGGGAAGGCGGACCTGGCGCTCTACCGGCCCGGCCAGTCGGCCCTCGGGTTCTTCCGGCCGCTCGGGGACCCGGAGTCGGCCCGGGAACTGGCCGGGACGGGAATCTCGGCCTTCTCGATCGAGCTGCTGCCGAGGATCACCCGGGCGCAGAGCATGGACGCCCTGTCGTCGATGTCCACCGTGGCCGGCTACAAGGCCGTGCTGCTGGCGGCCGACGCCCTGCCCCGGATGTTCCCGATGCTGATGACCGCCGCCGGCACCGTCTCGCCCGCCCGGGTGCTGGTGGTGGGCGTGGGCGTGGCGGGACTCCAGGCGATCTCCACGGCGAAGCGGATGGGGGCGGTCGTCTCGGCCTACGACATCCGCCCGGCGGTGAAGGAGCAGGTGCAGAGCCTCGGCGCCCGGTTCGTCGAGCTGCCGCTGGAGGCCGGGGACGCCGAGGACAAGGGGGGCTACGCCCGGGCCCAGGGGGAGGACTTCCTCCGCAAGCAGCAGGCGCTGATGGCGAAGGTCGTGGCCGAGAGCGACGTGGTCATCACCACGGCCAACGTCCCCGGCCGGAGGGCCCCGGTGCTGGTCACCTCGGCGATGGTCTCGGGCATGAACCCCGGCTCCGTCGTGGTCGACATGGCCGCCGAACGCGGCGGCAACTGCGAGGCCACCCGCCCCGGCGAGACGGCCGTCGTCGACGGGGTGACCGTCATCGGGCCGATCAACCTGGCCGGGATGGTCCCCTACCACGCCAGCCAGATGTATTCGAGCAACATCACCACCCTCCTGCTCCACATGGTCAAGGACGGCGCCCTGAGGGTCGACCTCGACGACGAGATCACCCGGGAGACGCTCTTCGCCCGGGGCGGCGAGGTGGTCCACCCCCGGGTCCGGGAGGCCCTGGGGCTGGGCCCGATGGCGTCGGACGACGCGAGGAGACCCTGA
- a CDS encoding calcium-binding protein yields the protein MSRILLGRRESLRRRPRPARAALRLVGAEPLEIRITPAVVASFSPTAGVLTVFGDVLDNSIALGRNAAGNILVNGGAVAITGGTPTVANTALIQVFGQGGNDAIALNEAGGALPRANLFGGTGNDVLTGGSGGDLLFGQSGNDTLLGRGGADFLFGGSEDDVLTGGDGDDQVFGESGDDRMVWNPGDDTDLNEGGGGVDTVEVNGGGGAEVFTVTANGTRVRFDRLDPAPFAIDIGTSENLVLNANGGNDSVSATGNLAALIRITVDGGAGDDTILGSNGADLLLGGAGDDFVDGQQGNDVALLGAGDDVFQWDPGDGSDVVEGQGGTDTMRFNGSAGAEIFQASANGGRVLFTRNLGNIVMDLDDVEAIDLNTLGNADTTVVNDLSGTDLVEVNVDLAGTIGGTAGDGQADVVIVNGTNGDDVIDIFGAGSSVAVVGLPAVVNVANSEGANDSLVINASGGEDGVTATTLPAGVIRLILDGGSGDDVLLGSQGADVLLGGDDDDFVFGDNGNDVALLGVGDDVFQWDPGDGSDVVEGQAGTDSLLFFGSNASENIDLLANGGRALLFRNVGNITMDLDDVEGIEIRALGGADNIVVGDLSGTDVTRVDLDLRGPDGGGDGAADAVTVNATQGADVFGASGDAGGIAVFGLQARVNVFHQEQADDRLTLNALGGDDVIDATSLEADGIQLAMNGGLGDDVLLGSEGDDLVNGGDGDDLALLGAGDDTFVWNPGDDSDTVEGQAGLDTMRFNGSNAAENINISANGGRVRFTRDVANVTMDLDDVEGIDFNALGGADTVVVNDLSGTDVVDFNLNLAAASGAGDTQADTVIVAGTNGDDVVLVTGDAAGVSVLGLSARVNITGAEASNDRLVVNALAGDDVIEASGLAVGAIQLTADGGDGDDVLIGGDGNDVLIGGDGDDVLIGGLGLDVLDGGPGSNVVIQ from the coding sequence ATGTCTCGCATCCTGCTCGGGCGTCGTGAGTCCCTTCGTCGTCGGCCGCGACCGGCCCGGGCCGCGCTCCGGCTCGTCGGGGCGGAGCCGCTGGAGATCCGCATCACCCCGGCGGTCGTCGCGAGCTTCTCGCCGACCGCCGGGGTGCTGACGGTCTTCGGCGACGTGCTGGACAATTCGATCGCGCTCGGCCGCAACGCGGCGGGCAACATCCTGGTCAACGGGGGCGCCGTGGCGATCACGGGCGGCACGCCCACCGTCGCCAACACGGCGCTGATCCAGGTCTTCGGCCAGGGCGGGAACGACGCCATCGCGCTCAACGAGGCCGGCGGCGCGCTACCCCGGGCCAATCTCTTCGGCGGTACCGGCAACGACGTCCTCACCGGCGGCTCGGGCGGCGACCTGCTCTTCGGCCAGTCGGGCAACGACACGCTGCTGGGCCGGGGCGGCGCCGACTTCCTCTTCGGCGGCTCCGAGGACGACGTCCTGACCGGCGGCGACGGCGACGACCAGGTCTTCGGCGAGTCGGGCGACGACCGCATGGTCTGGAACCCCGGCGACGACACCGACCTCAACGAGGGCGGCGGCGGCGTCGACACCGTCGAGGTCAACGGCGGCGGCGGCGCCGAGGTCTTCACCGTCACCGCCAACGGGACCCGCGTCCGCTTCGACCGCCTCGACCCGGCCCCCTTCGCCATCGACATCGGCACCTCGGAGAACCTCGTCCTCAACGCGAACGGCGGCAACGACAGCGTCTCGGCCACGGGCAACCTCGCCGCCCTGATCCGGATCACCGTCGACGGCGGGGCCGGCGACGACACCATCCTGGGCAGCAACGGTGCCGACCTGCTGCTGGGAGGCGCCGGCGACGACTTCGTCGACGGCCAGCAGGGCAACGACGTGGCCCTGCTCGGCGCCGGCGACGACGTCTTCCAGTGGGATCCCGGCGACGGCAGCGACGTCGTCGAGGGCCAGGGCGGTACCGACACGATGCGCTTCAACGGCTCGGCCGGAGCCGAGATCTTCCAGGCCTCGGCCAACGGCGGGCGGGTGCTGTTCACCCGCAACCTCGGCAACATCGTGATGGACCTCGACGACGTCGAGGCGATCGACCTCAACACGCTGGGCAACGCCGACACGACCGTCGTCAACGACCTGTCCGGCACCGACCTCGTCGAGGTCAACGTGGACCTGGCCGGGACGATCGGCGGGACGGCCGGCGACGGGCAGGCGGATGTCGTCATCGTCAACGGCACCAACGGCGACGACGTCATCGACATCTTCGGCGCGGGCAGCTCGGTCGCGGTGGTCGGGCTGCCGGCGGTCGTGAACGTCGCCAATTCCGAGGGGGCCAACGACTCGCTCGTCATCAACGCCTCGGGCGGTGAAGACGGGGTGACGGCGACCACGCTGCCCGCCGGCGTCATCAGGCTCATCTTGGACGGCGGATCCGGCGATGACGTGCTCCTCGGCTCGCAGGGCGCCGACGTCCTCCTCGGGGGCGACGACGACGACTTCGTCTTCGGCGACAACGGCAACGACGTGGCCCTACTCGGCGTCGGCGACGACGTCTTCCAGTGGGATCCCGGCGACGGCAGCGACGTCGTCGAGGGCCAGGCCGGCACCGACTCCCTGCTGTTCTTCGGCTCGAATGCCAGCGAGAACATCGACCTCCTGGCCAACGGCGGGCGGGCCCTCCTCTTCCGCAACGTGGGCAACATTACCATGGACCTCGACGACGTCGAGGGGATCGAGATCCGCGCCCTCGGCGGCGCCGACAACATCGTCGTCGGCGACCTGAGCGGCACGGACGTGACGCGGGTCGACCTGGACCTGCGGGGGCCCGACGGCGGAGGCGACGGCGCGGCCGACGCGGTCACCGTCAACGCCACCCAGGGCGCCGACGTCTTCGGCGCCTCGGGCGACGCCGGCGGGATCGCCGTCTTCGGCCTCCAGGCCCGGGTGAACGTCTTCCACCAGGAACAGGCCGATGACCGCTTGACGCTCAACGCCCTGGGCGGGGACGACGTCATCGACGCCACCTCGCTGGAGGCCGACGGCATCCAGCTGGCGATGAACGGCGGCCTCGGGGACGACGTGCTCCTCGGCAGCGAGGGCGACGACCTCGTCAACGGCGGGGACGGCGACGACCTCGCCCTGCTGGGCGCCGGCGACGACACCTTCGTCTGGAACCCGGGCGACGACAGCGACACCGTCGAGGGCCAGGCAGGCCTCGACACGATGCGCTTCAACGGCTCCAACGCCGCCGAGAACATCAACATCTCTGCCAACGGCGGGCGCGTCCGCTTCACCCGCGACGTGGCCAACGTGACGATGGACCTCGACGACGTCGAGGGCATCGACTTCAACGCCCTGGGCGGGGCCGACACCGTCGTGGTCAACGATCTCTCCGGCACCGACGTCGTCGACTTCAACCTGAACCTGGCGGCCGCGTCCGGGGCGGGCGACACCCAGGCCGACACCGTCATCGTCGCCGGCACCAACGGCGACGACGTCGTCCTGGTGACCGGGGATGCCGCCGGGGTGTCCGTCCTCGGCCTCTCGGCCCGGGTGAACATCACCGGCGCCGAGGCGTCCAACGACCGGCTGGTGGTCAACGCCCTGGCCGGCGACGACGTGATCGAGGCCTCGGGCCTGGCCGTCGGCGCCATCCAGCTCACGGCCGACGGCGGCGACGGCGACGACGTCCTGATCGGCGGCGACGGCAATGACGTGCTAATCGGCGGCGACGGCGATGACGTCCTGATCGGCGGCCTGGGACTGGACGTCCTCGACGGCGGCCCCGGCAGTAATGTCGTGATCCAGTGA
- a CDS encoding arylsulfatase — MHANVVSTAIFLLGALVGTPTIAQESKPNIVIIWGDDIGQSNVSAYTRGLMGYRTPNIDRIAREGMLFTDYYGEQSCTAGRASFITGQHGMRTGLTKVGLPGAEAGLQAEDPTIATVLKSLGYATGQIGKNHLGDRNPYLPTVHGFDEFYGNLYHLNAEEEPELPDYPKDPAFRARYGPRGVLDAKATDEDDPTVDPRFGRVGKQVIEDTGPLTKERMETIDDDIAARAVDFIERKAGADEPFFVWVNFTHMHLRTHPKPESVGQAGRWQSVYHDVMIDHDENVGTVLDALDRLGIADDTFVMYSTDNGPHMNTWPDGAMTPFRNEKNSNWEGAYRVPAMVRWPGRIEPGSVSNEIVSHLDWLPTLAAMAGEPDVSEKLLQGFPVGDTTYKVHLDGYNLLPYLTGEAEESPRDSFLYCNDDQQLTGLRYDNWKFVFLEQRVQGTLRIWAEPFVTLRVPKVFNLRTDPYERADVTSNTYYDWLIDHVFMLVPAQEYVGKFLETFVEYPPRQKAASFNLDEVMRKLQQAGSGH; from the coding sequence ATGCATGCGAACGTCGTGTCCACCGCGATCTTCCTACTCGGGGCCCTCGTCGGGACCCCGACCATCGCCCAGGAATCGAAACCGAATATCGTCATCATCTGGGGAGACGACATCGGCCAGTCGAACGTCAGCGCCTATACTCGGGGGCTGATGGGATACCGCACGCCGAACATCGACCGGATCGCCCGGGAGGGGATGCTCTTCACCGATTATTACGGCGAGCAGAGCTGCACCGCCGGGCGGGCCTCGTTCATCACCGGCCAGCACGGCATGCGGACGGGCCTGACCAAGGTCGGCCTGCCCGGGGCCGAGGCCGGCCTCCAGGCCGAGGATCCGACCATCGCCACCGTGCTCAAGAGCCTCGGCTACGCGACCGGCCAGATCGGCAAGAACCACCTGGGGGACCGCAACCCCTACCTCCCCACCGTCCACGGCTTCGACGAGTTCTACGGCAACCTCTACCACCTCAACGCCGAGGAGGAGCCGGAACTCCCCGACTATCCGAAGGACCCCGCCTTCCGCGCGAGGTACGGCCCCCGGGGCGTGCTCGACGCCAAGGCCACCGACGAGGACGACCCGACCGTCGACCCCCGGTTCGGCCGCGTGGGCAAGCAGGTCATCGAGGACACCGGCCCGCTGACGAAGGAGCGGATGGAGACCATCGACGACGACATCGCCGCCCGGGCCGTCGACTTCATCGAGCGCAAGGCCGGGGCCGACGAGCCCTTCTTCGTCTGGGTCAACTTCACCCACATGCACTTGCGGACCCACCCGAAGCCCGAGAGCGTCGGCCAGGCCGGCCGCTGGCAGAGCGTATACCACGACGTGATGATCGACCACGATGAGAACGTCGGCACCGTGCTCGACGCCCTCGACCGGCTCGGCATCGCCGACGACACGTTCGTGATGTACAGCACCGACAATGGTCCGCACATGAACACCTGGCCCGACGGGGCCATGACCCCCTTCCGCAACGAGAAGAACTCGAACTGGGAGGGCGCCTATCGCGTCCCGGCGATGGTCCGATGGCCGGGCAGGATCGAGCCGGGCTCGGTCTCCAACGAGATCGTCTCGCACCTCGACTGGCTGCCGACCCTGGCGGCGATGGCCGGCGAACCGGACGTCTCCGAGAAGCTCCTGCAGGGCTTCCCGGTCGGCGACACGACCTACAAGGTCCACCTCGACGGCTACAACCTGCTCCCGTATCTGACCGGGGAAGCCGAGGAGTCTCCCCGCGACTCGTTCCTCTACTGCAACGACGACCAGCAGCTCACCGGGCTGCGCTACGACAACTGGAAGTTCGTCTTCCTCGAGCAGCGGGTCCAGGGGACCCTCCGGATCTGGGCGGAGCCGTTCGTCACGCTGCGGGTCCCCAAGGTCTTCAATCTCCGGACCGACCCCTACGAGCGGGCCGACGTCACCTCGAACACCTATTACGACTGGCTGATCGACCACGTCTTCATGCTGGTCCCGGCCCAGGAGTACGTGGGCAAGTTCCTGGAGACCTTCGTCGAGTACCCGCCCCGCCAGAAGGCCGCCAGCTTCAACCTCGACGAGGTGATGCGGAAGCTCCAGCAGGCCGGTAGCGGCCACTGA
- a CDS encoding NAD(P)(+) transhydrogenase (Re/Si-specific) subunit beta: MTTSLINLAYLVASALFILGLKGLSHPRTAVRGNLLGASGMLIAVVVTLLDRQIVGYGGILGGILVGSAIGAVLAQRIPMTAMPQMVALLNGLGGIASVLVAGAALIEAVGITERPVTAQLTIATAVSGLIGAVTFWGSLVAFGKLQDLISGNPVLLPGRHAINAALLVASIALAAGVAMRPDVPLFYWGLVLVASALGILAVIPIGGADMPVVISLLNSYSGLAACATGFVLDNTMLIIAGSLVGASGIILTRIMCDAMNRSLANVLFGGLGAAVTAPGGGKGDDIYAGRVKSADPEEIAMLLDIAQRVMIVPGYGLAVSQAQHSVKTLAELLEKRGVQVDFAIHPVAGRMPGHMNVLLAEADIPYEKLLTMEEANPQFEQTDVVIVIGANDVVNPVARTDPSSPIAGMPILDVDRARTVVVVKRSLSPGFAGIPNPLFAADNTLMYFADGKKALVDLIAALEH; encoded by the coding sequence GTGACAACCTCGCTGATCAACCTGGCCTACCTCGTCGCCTCGGCGCTGTTCATCCTCGGCCTGAAGGGCCTGAGCCACCCGAGGACGGCCGTGCGGGGGAACCTGCTGGGCGCCTCGGGCATGCTGATCGCCGTGGTGGTGACGCTGCTGGACCGGCAGATCGTCGGCTACGGCGGGATCCTCGGCGGGATCCTCGTCGGCTCGGCGATCGGGGCCGTGCTGGCGCAGCGGATCCCGATGACGGCGATGCCGCAGATGGTGGCCCTGCTCAACGGCCTGGGGGGGATCGCCTCGGTCCTCGTCGCCGGGGCGGCGCTGATCGAGGCAGTGGGGATCACCGAGCGGCCGGTGACGGCCCAGCTCACGATCGCCACCGCGGTCTCGGGCCTGATCGGCGCCGTCACCTTCTGGGGGAGCCTGGTGGCCTTCGGCAAGCTCCAGGACCTGATCTCGGGCAACCCGGTGCTGCTGCCCGGCCGCCACGCGATCAACGCGGCCCTGCTGGTGGCGTCGATCGCCCTGGCGGCGGGCGTGGCGATGCGGCCGGACGTGCCGCTGTTCTACTGGGGCCTGGTGCTCGTGGCGTCGGCGCTGGGGATCCTGGCGGTGATCCCGATCGGCGGGGCCGACATGCCGGTGGTGATCTCGCTGTTGAACTCGTACTCGGGCCTGGCGGCCTGTGCCACCGGGTTCGTGCTCGACAACACGATGCTGATCATCGCCGGGTCGCTGGTGGGCGCCTCCGGGATCATCCTGACCCGGATCATGTGCGACGCGATGAACCGGTCGCTCGCCAACGTCCTGTTCGGCGGGCTCGGCGCGGCGGTGACGGCCCCCGGGGGAGGGAAGGGGGACGACATTTACGCCGGCCGGGTGAAGTCGGCCGACCCGGAGGAGATCGCCATGCTGCTGGACATCGCCCAGCGGGTGATGATCGTCCCCGGCTACGGACTGGCGGTGAGCCAGGCGCAACACTCGGTGAAGACCCTGGCCGAGCTGCTGGAGAAGCGGGGCGTCCAGGTCGACTTCGCCATCCACCCCGTCGCCGGCCGGATGCCCGGACACATGAACGTCCTGCTCGCCGAGGCCGACATCCCCTATGAGAAGCTGCTGACGATGGAGGAAGCCAACCCCCAGTTCGAGCAGACCGACGTGGTGATCGTCATCGGCGCCAACGACGTGGTGAACCCCGTCGCCCGCACCGACCCGAGCAGCCCGATCGCCGGCATGCCGATCCTCGACGTGGACAGGGCCCGCACCGTGGTCGTCGTCAAGCGTTCCCTCTCCCCAGGCTTCGCCGGCATCCCCAACCCGCTGTTCGCCGCCGACAACACGCTGATGTACTTCGCCGACGGCAAGAAGGCGCTGGTGGATCTGATCGCGGCGCTGGAGCATTGA